A single genomic interval of Arachis duranensis cultivar V14167 chromosome 7, aradu.V14167.gnm2.J7QH, whole genome shotgun sequence harbors:
- the LOC107496325 gene encoding mitochondrial import inner membrane translocase subunit TIM50-like, with amino-acid sequence MLSRMRVLRSKRVGEFLLSFRRHRFLCTNLNPPAAASSLRIGSFLKYAAVSALTGSTAFTAYVSYAYSLDEIEEKTKSIRESAKYTTASGAGDNGCTTLGKFQHKLYSTAISVPTKAIELYLEKRTLIEGIIRSYTEPWKDKLLPDLSPDEGKHVYTLVLDLDETLIYYELVNGCWEAVKRPGVVDFLEHLSRLYEIVVYTDEENQGHVEAVINKLHPTKRCIIYSLSRVATKYQDGKHFRDLSKLNRDPAKVIYLSGHALENCLQPENCVPMKPCKGFDKDDTTLLDFIPFLKCVARQRPTDIRPILQSYRGCDIPTEFIKRNKRSKEDKSYWRKLTQMIGV; translated from the exons ATGTTGTCACGAATGCGAGTTCTTCGCTCAAAACGAGTCGGTGAATTCTTACTGAGTTTCCGTCGTCATCGCTTTCTCTGCACCAATCTTAATCCTCCTGCAGCCGCCTCCTCACTTCGCATCGGGAGCTTCCTCAAATATGCCGCCGTTTCTGCACTCACCGGATCCACCGCCTTCACTGCATACGTCTCCTACG CTTATAGTTTAGATGAAATTGAAGAGAAAACAAAATCGATTCGTGAATCCGCCAAGTACACTACTGCTTCTGGTGCTGGCGATAATGGATGTACAACTCTTGGC AAATTTCAACACAAGTTATATTCAACTGCAATCTCAG TGCCTACTAAAGCAATAGAGCTTTATTTGGAAAAAAGAACGCTAATTGAAGGAATTATTCga AGTTATACTGAGCCATGGAAAGATAAACTCCTCCCTGACTTGTCTCCTGATGAAGGAAAACATGTGTATACCCTTGTTCTAGATCTTGATGAGACATTAATTTACTATGAGCTAGTGAATG GTTGTTGGGAGGCAGTCAAGAGACCTGGAGTTGTTGATTTCTTGGAACATCTATCTCGCCTCTATGAAATTGTGGTGTATACAGATGAGGAAAATCAAGGG CATGTAGAAGCAGTAATAAATAAGCTACATCCCACTAAAAGATGCATTATATATAGCTTATCAAGGGTAGCTACTAAGTATCAAGATGGAAAACACTTTAGA GATCTTTCAAAACTAAACAGAGATCCAGCTaaagttatttatttaagtGGCCACGCTTTGGAAAATTGTCTTCAACCGGAAAATTGCGTCCCTATGAAACCATGCAAAGGGTTTGATAAAGATGACACAACTCTCTTAGATTTTATACCATTTCTCAAGT GTGTTGCCCGTCAGCGTCCAACTGATATAAGACCAATACTACAATCTTATAGAGGATGTGATATTCCAACAGAATTCATTAAGCGAAATAAGCGATCCAAGGAGGATAAAAG